In the genome of Aquificaceae bacterium, the window ATCAGTCCCCTTAAGATTCCCAGCGAAGATATATATCATAAGCTCTCTTATCATAAAGGCTATGGCTATTTCTATGAGTATTTCAATTCTAACCCTTTCGTGTTCAAAGTAGTCCACAAAAGCCCTTACCAGTTCAAGGAGTATAACTATAGACAGCACGTTGGTGACCAAGTCCTTTATACTAAGCCTTACTGTTTCCTCAGTGAATACAAAACCAAGTTCTAAAATGGTCCTTCCCAAGCCTACAAAAAGTGAGAAGAGAAGTATTACTATAGTGATGTTAAAGACTATTCCAGTAAAAAACTTGTAGATCCTTAATATGTTCTCTTGTATCTTCATATCCTTTTGAACTCTGGAGGTAGCTCCCTTGGTGGCACGCCAGTATACTCGGTCTCCGTTTCCTCATCAAGCCTTTTGGAGAAGGGCTTTTCCGTGGTGAGTTCTTCATAAACATGTGCAACAAGCCCCGGCACCCTTCCTATTATGAAAAAGCCCTTTCCGAGCCTCCAATCAAAACCCATCTCCGAAGCCACTGCAGCAATGCCTCCATCCACATTAAGAACCAGCCTTTTACCCTTTTGCCTGCCAATTTCCTCTTGGACCGCTTCCGCAAACTCACAGTGTTTGCCATAAAAGCCAAGCTCTTTGGCTATATCCATAAGCCTCTTTGTTCTTGGGTCAAAGTCTTTGTAGTATCTATGTCCATAGCCGGGTATGGGTCTTTTTGCCTCAAGATACTCTCTTACTATATCTTCCACGCTCCTTTGACTTGCCACACCCTCTTGTATAAACCTCATGGCATCCTCAAGAGCACCACCATGAGCGGAGCCAAAAGCAAGCACACCTGCCGCAACTCCCACATTGAGCGAGTTTCCACCAGAAGCGACCGCCCTTGCAGATATAACAGAAGGTGGTGCTATGCCATGGTCTATAATAGAGACGAATATGGCTTCCATCATCTTGGACTCTTTCTCGTTAGGAAGCTCACCTTTGAGAATGAGGTATATAGCCTGCGCAAAGCTCAAGTTCCCCACAAGGTCCAAGAGCCTATAGCCCCTTATGTAGGTCTCATGACCCACATGTTGTGTTATGGCGGTTCTCCACTTTTTCTCCATCTTATCCACCTCCAAGTAATTCTTTGTTTATGCGTATTTTAGTGTTCCTTTTCAAATATTCCACATACTGGTTTAGTATTGCCTGAGATTTAAGACTAAGTATGTCCTTGACCACCTCTTCCTTTTCTTCTGGCTTTAGTTCCCTTCTGCTTCTATTTTCCACAAACACTACACCATAGCCCTGTCTGAGAGGGTAAGGACCAAAGACCCTATCTTGAGATAGCACTATACGAACCATATCCTTTTGGTCTATGTTGACAACCGCATTAAGCTGAAGGGCTGGAGTGTCAGAAAAGTTTAGAAATCTCGCCTCTGGCTTTTTCCCCTCCTTCAAGAGCCTGGCAACTTCCTGTGCCTTTTGCTCTACCAAAGATAGAGACTTTTCCTCTACGAGTTTTTCCTTTACCTTTTCCTTTACCTTTTCAAAATCCTCATAACCTGCAGGGATAACCTGCTTGAGATACAGAACCACATAATCCTCACCCTCTTTTGTAATGCTTACCCTTTCCTGAGGGTTGAGCCTTTGAGCTTCTTTCTCAAGAAGACCGCCCATCTTCTGAAAGTCCTCTGGCAATTTGTATTCTTGATAGCCTTCTGCTTCTTTTCCAGCCTTTAGATTGTTATAAATAGACAGTGCCTTCTCCTTATCCTTTTCTCTCCACACCCAGACTACTTTTCCTTCTGGTCTTTTGAAAAGCTCTTTGTTCTTCTGGTAATACTCCAATAGCTCTTGTTCTGTAGGCTTGTATTTTTGGGATACATCCGCAGAGGTTATAAGGTAGAGACTACCGCTCAGAAGAGTGCTGTCCGCAAGAAGGTTTATTTCCAATTCCTTCTCTGTAAGATAAACACCGTTGGTTAGAAAGCTAAGGAGTTTTTGAATGCTAAGCAGTTTTCTTATGTATTCTTCATATTCCTTTGGCGTCATACCTATCCTTGAGAGC includes:
- a CDS encoding phosphate-starvation-inducible PsiE family protein, producing the protein MKIQENILRIYKFFTGIVFNITIVILLFSLFVGLGRTILELGFVFTEETVRLSIKDLVTNVLSIVILLELVRAFVDYFEHERVRIEILIEIAIAFMIRELMIYIFAGNLKGTDVVLWTLGIALLVGARTLTVIYKPTK
- a CDS encoding citryl-CoA lyase, giving the protein MEKKWRTAITQHVGHETYIRGYRLLDLVGNLSFAQAIYLILKGELPNEKESKMMEAIFVSIIDHGIAPPSVISARAVASGGNSLNVGVAAGVLAFGSAHGGALEDAMRFIQEGVASQRSVEDIVREYLEAKRPIPGYGHRYYKDFDPRTKRLMDIAKELGFYGKHCEFAEAVQEEIGRQKGKRLVLNVDGGIAAVASEMGFDWRLGKGFFIIGRVPGLVAHVYEELTTEKPFSKRLDEETETEYTGVPPRELPPEFKRI
- a CDS encoding peptidylprolyl isomerase, which translates into the protein MYSILHKHKGITVAIIALATAGFFLWLFFAGGVGDITSPSKRCVVEVGSGCITLKDYRRELLRFSDLLQNPQMEELIREQVISNLIAQELLYQKAKSLSFIASDEEVVEVIKSDPSFQEGGLFSSSKYREVLSRIGMTPKEYEEYIRKLLSIQKLLSFLTNGVYLTEKELEINLLADSTLLSGSLYLITSADVSQKYKPTEQELLEYYQKNKELFKRPEGKVVWVWREKDKEKALSIYNNLKAGKEAEGYQEYKLPEDFQKMGGLLEKEAQRLNPQERVSITKEGEDYVVLYLKQVIPAGYEDFEKVKEKVKEKLVEEKSLSLVEQKAQEVARLLKEGKKPEARFLNFSDTPALQLNAVVNIDQKDMVRIVLSQDRVFGPYPLRQGYGVVFVENRSRRELKPEEKEEVVKDILSLKSQAILNQYVEYLKRNTKIRINKELLGGG